AACCCACTGGAGCTCCAAGACAACATCAGTTAGTCAAGGTTGCGCCTGGCCGGCACCGAGAATGTCCTTTTAGCCGCAACACACACACCTCAGGACGATCGTTAGAGCTCGGTACCTcggccagagcctgcaccaaggGGTGAGTTTGAACACCTTCGTCAAGCAATTTCACAGGATTTTTTCTTGAGGAATAGATTTTTTTGACAAATTTTCGAAGTACTATGATACACTACTCCAATCACTTTAAAATAAAATTCATGTGGTTTTCTAACCCAGGCGCGCGAGAGAGTCAAGGAAGGACAAATAGTTTCAAGTTTTATACAATGGGCGGTGTACGTATCATGTGTGTATTCATTTGTTCTTCGATCCCTGCTGTCtgtattcatttttcattttgaaTACAAAAGTTAACATCTGTATTGAATTGAAAGAAATCAAATATGCATCATCACTAATCGCAAGCGGATACGACCAAAAAAAAAACAGTTTTGTTCCGGTCTGGCGCGTGGCCTCATCATTTCCGTGTCCCCTACTCGTCGGATTCCGACGGTCGTAGCTTTACGGACTCGAACCGAGTCGAGAACGGACACACATGCACATAGCGATCGAGCTACTATAAATATGCGCCCCGAGGTATCTCGTGGACTCATCGACTCTTCGTCTCCATCAAACAAGCTATCGATCGTCATCTCCCTTTTGCGCGTGGGCGTGGCGGCTGATCCATCCACCAAATCAATGGCAGCACAAACTCTTCTTCCGCcgctgctcccgacgccacccagGAGCGAGATGCTGCCGATCCTCCCGACGCCGCCCAGGAGCGAGATGCTGCCGCTGTTGCCAACGCCGCAGGGTGTCGTCCTCACCATGCTGGTGTCCGCCATGGCAGGCCGCGCCGACTTCGTCGACAGGTGGGACTGGAACAAGAAGGGCAAGAAGCCATGCAGCTCcatctgctcctcctcctcgtcgtcgtcggaggGCAGCGGGAGCACCGGTCATGCCGACTCCGTCGAGAGGTGGGACTGGAACAAGAAGTGCAAAAAGGCATGCGGCTCCAtctgctcctcgtcgtcgtcgtcgtcatcggagGGCAGCGAGAGCACCGGCCGTGCCGACTTCGTCGACAGGTGGGACTCGGACAAGAAATACAACAAGCCCCGCTCCACCATGTCGTTGTCATACAGCGCTGGCAGCCCCGGACGCGCCGACTCCGTCGACCGCTGGGACAGCAAGAAGAAACTCGCGACCACGTGCAGCCCGTCCCCGCCCACAGGTCATCGCGGCCGCCATGACGGCAACAACAAGCGCCTGCCCAGCCCTAGCGGCGCGTCCTCGGCGGAGCGCTGCGACTTGCACAAGAAGCCCCGCCCGGAGGAGACGGAGAAGCTGCCTCGGAGTATGAAGACGCCGGCGCTAGCCACGACACCGCAGAAGGCCATGTTCGCTGGGCCCAACTTTCACGTCTCGCCGGATCCGAGCATGCTCCCCATGCCGCCCTTCTTTCTGCTGGCACGTTCGCGTGCGCTCTGTACAAGTCATTAAGTCCATTACAGCGATCTAGTTCCTTTCCTTTGTGATGAGGAGTAGTGCTGTAGTAGGATGTGGAATTCAATCCCATAACTTCTTGTAATGCCTTTTATTTCATTTCATTCATCTCGTGGTGAAATATATAGGAAGGATGTTTTAATTTTCATGAATCTGTTCAGGGTCATTTTTCTGCAGCTTAATTTCATCAACTTTTATAATGTATACTGTAGCGTACGTTCAACTTGAAGTGCACCAGCTCAGTACAGTTTGCATGGATATATAGCAGAAgagtaggtttcggattccagcTTTCTTCTGAAGGCTCGAAACATTACATCCATTATTTTGTTCGTAAATTTTGCTGTGTTTCAAACTTCTGTAGTAGAACCACATTATCTTACTATCATGTGATTATACAATCAGAATTAGTAAGCAAGGCAGTGCTTGTTCATGCGTTATTAGCTCATTACACATGGAGTTGCCAATTAATTCAGGAGTTAAATACACCGTGAGTGCCTAAACTTGTCCTATGCGGTCAGTTTAGtgcctaaacttgcaaaatacacaAAAGTGGTGCCGCAACTTGTCCCGTGGTTTAAATACAGTGCCTCCAGACGTATTCCGCGGTATGCACCGCCCGCGTGGCACGCCAGCGTGTCaccggcccacatgtcagtggctcggGGCGACGGAAGGGCTGGGTGAGGCGCACAGCCTGGTTTTTAAGCAGAAAACCTCCTGGGCTTTAATTAATTCTCTCAAAAAAGCCCTCGATCTGTATAAAACTCGATCCCCAAATCCCCCCGATTCACAAAACAAAAACCAAATCCCTAAACGTAGGTAGGCGACGGCGACAGTGGAATTCTTTGGTTGCTAACCGGCGACGAGCAGTTGAATGAGAGTAGGGGGCCAGGGCGCGGCGGGAGTACTCGCGCAGCGGTGTGAACTCTTTCTCTGCTCCCCCTTCTCCTCTGCTGCTAGGCGAGATGGGTGGCGCCGGCGTTCCAAAGCGCGACGACGAGGAATGGAAGCAGACGGCGGTGTACAACTGGGGATCAAAGAGAAGCGCTCAGGTGATGGTTCCCCATTCTTGTGAATCATGTATGCATGTGTGTTGTGTTATTTGCTTAGAAAGATTTGATTTTTAGGATGAGGAGATGCCGGGATTGGACTTGAGAAGGAGGCTGAGAAGCATGCTGATAAAGAGAAGCACAAGATGGAGAAGAAGGTCATTGCTAGGATCAACAAGGAGCAAATTATATGCAGAGATAGGATGCTACTGTTTGTAATCAGTATGTGTGCTAGCTTGTGTGTCATCCTGTTTGAAGTAGCAGGAAAGTAGTAGAAGTGGGATGATGTTTGCAGTACGAGGAAATGAGTTTGTATTATGAACATGATCTATGTGTAAATGGCAAATGATATGTTTGTGCGTTTATTTGGAATTTGGCTTATAACAATCACATTTTCAGTTGCATTTTAATGTTTGAACTCATAAAAAATTGCTGCTTCAGTTGCAAACTAACATACATTGACTGACTGAAGCAGCAGCAAACTAACTGAAGTAATCTAACATACATCGGCTCGTTGTGTCTGGCAACGATGGCGCGCAGGTTGGCCGCCCTGCGCTTGGCTTGTGCAATGGACAGAGAAGCCGCGAGGATGGCCTGGTTCAGCTACCACTGTGCTGCTCGTCGTGCCTCCTCTGACTGCGCCACGGCAAGCACAAATTTGTTACAGAAACAAATGAGCATATAAATTTAGCTACAGTTATTATGAAAATATGCCCATGCATTGCATACTGAACTGGCATTACATAACCATTTGAAGTAGCATTTGACAAACCAAATCCTTTGCCAAACTAGCATCTGAACCATACCAAAATATCATTTGAAACCAATTTTTGTCTCTGAACTCCAACAAAAGGAGCAGTTCATTTATGAACTTAACTAAGATGCTTGACAAGTTCATTCATGAACTAAAACACACATGACTTAAACTAAAGtgaaagaaaatcatgaagatcatTAGGCCAGCCATCCTCGTAGAGAACATTTGGTGCATTCTGGCTAACAAGAACTTCCTCCTCTGCTTGCATGAATTGTGGCGCTTGATGTGCACTCCCTCCATCATTTACAAACAACAGATTGTAGAAGCCAGGGGCAGCAGCTCTAGCTCCTCTTGGAGCATTTGTTCCTCCAGTGCCAGAATCTGTTCCTCCTGTGGTAGAATGAGTTTCACCCCTTCCAACATTTCTCCCTCCTCTTGCAGCATTTGTTCCTCCTCTTCTAGCACTCCTCCCTCCTATTGGAGCTGTAGCTCCTCCTCTTCCAGCACTCCTCCCTCCTCTTGGAGCTCTAGTCCCTCCTCTAGCCTGCCTTTTCCTGGCACTAGATTCTGCTGCTGCATCTGCATTTCTTCTGACCATGCCACTTGCCATTGCTGTTGTCACTCTTGCTACTGGGATTGAGTCTCTTGCATTTGCAATGAAGGTAGATTCTGGAAGTGGACCAAAGTCTCTAACTGTTGGGTATGTGAACTTCTCCTGGCACATGCATTTTATGTGAGAACATTGCAAGAAATTAGGTGGCAATAAATAAATATGTGGAATTTGATAAGTTACCTTTTCCTGCATCTTGTACACCATACAATCTGGCCTTTGTGTTGGGTCCAATTGAGGAATTACTCTGTGTGGCATAATGTTCTGCAGCAATCACAGTAAGGTCAAAAAAATTAGGTACAAAGGGAAATAAGTACAAGAGAAAATGAACTTACAGCAGTGATGCTTTGATCAGCataatcttcttcctcctctgcctcctctgccggTACTGGTCTTGGTTTTTCATTTAGGTGATTGTGGTGTCCCTTCTTGTTATGGGCAGCAGCTCCACATATAGAATAGTGCATTGTAACACCATGTTTGGAAATTTTCTTCAGTCCATTCTTATCTTGTTTCTCTTCTGGctctttctttctatttttctttggCCTACCCATGACTTTTGTGTATATAGGTGGGAAGACAGGGATACCATGCATCTTTTCCCACTTCTTCATGTCACTTATAGGCATCAGGTTCCATCCATTGCAATCCTTGTAGTTTTCCACTGTATAGCACTCATGAACCATGCTCTTTGGTTCAATCCTCTCGTGCCTGAAACATGCAATAGCATGATGGCAAGGTATGGCAGATAGCTCCCATCTCTTACACTCAGAGCTATTCATGTTGAGATCCACAACATATGTGTTGTTCAGAGACATAACCTGAAATACACCTTTGCCATATTCTTTTACCCTGCAGTTCTTTGCCCACTCAACATATTTGTCTAATTTCTTCTGAATTTTGGGGCATAGTCTACCAGTCCACTTCTCAGCTTCTCTCTGCTTCCCAACTATCCTGTTAGCTAGCTTGTGGAAAATATAGTCCAACATGGACTTTATTGGCAGCTCTCTTCCATTCAGAATATAACTGCGAATCAATATAATTGGATCAATGATTATGTAGGCAGAATAAAAGGAGGATTATAAAAAATGAATGCATCTACAAAAGAGGATTTTGGATCAAACCTGTAGAAAACTTCACTCATGTTGTTTAGAAGGATATCACATTTGCGGAAAGGGGAAAAAATGCTTTGATCCATGTTTTAGGTGCCAACTTCTCCACCCACTTGTATGCAGCAAGGCTGTGTTCCTTCATCTGCTCCATGTTCTTACTATAAGCAATTTCATGTGTGGATCTTGCTATTGCCCATAGATCATTCTTGAGTTGGTCTCCCTTGTGTATTTTATGAAAGTTCTGGTAGATTTTCCTAACACAGTGTCTGTGTTCAGCATAAGGGAAAACTTTTTGCACTGCTGCTATTAAACCCTAAAAAAGAAATGTCATTTGGTGAGTAAGTATTGTAAGCAGATGATTACCATGCAATAAATTAAAGAGGTAGCAAGTGCTAACCTTTTGCTTGTCGCTCATTATTGTATATGGAGAAGAGTTGCTTATATTCAAGTCATCCTTTAAAGTGGCTAAGAACCACTCCCAACTATATGTTGACTCAACTTCACATAGCCCAAATGCTATGGGGAAAATACAATCATTGGGATCAACACCAACTGATGTAAGTAAGTTCCCTTTGTATCTAGTTTTTATGTGGCACCCATCGAGAAAAATTATTGGTCTGCAAGCCTTAAGGTACCCTCTCTTACATGCATCATATGACCAGTACAGTGTTgagaagtggtcttttgtttcttTAGTTTTATCATCAAAAACCTCCGTAGTGCACAAGAAGAACTTGCTTCCTGGGTTAGTCCTCCTAAGCTCTTGGCCATAGTCCCACAACATATTGTATTGGTCATCATCTTCACCTCTAATTTGTTTAACTGCTGCTCTTCTTGCTCTTCCCAGCTTACTTCTCTTTGCTACCATGTTGAATTCCTGCTCCACTTTATCTGAAAACTTTCTCAAAGGCATCTTCTCATTGTCTCTGAATTCTTCTCTGAATTGTGCAGTCAGGAATGGTGCAGTCAAAGCTTTTAGATCCCAAGCCTTGGTGCATGTGTGATTGTCAAGGTATTTCTTTATCTGAATGCTAGTACTCCTGTTATCTTTGCCTGCCTTCAAGTACCAAGTACATCCAGGCTTGCATACTGCCTCAAATTTGGTGGCCGTATTCCTTATCTTCTTAACCTTTACTCTGTTTCTTACACTATATGCAACCACAGCAAGCCTTAGCTCTTTCATATCAGCAAAAAGCATGCCAACTCTAAAAGTTGGTGCTTTAAGGTCAGTGGACGGATTGAATGTGCTGAATTTGTATCTAAGCTTGTCTCCTTCTTCTTTTGATAGGTTTAGATGACTGTCATCTAGGGCATCTTCAGGAAGTTCTCCTTCAAAGTCAGGCACAATCTCCTTCTGTCTATGGTCATCAACATCTTTGTCTACATAGCTCTCAAACAGATCATCATCACCTTGTGCTACTTCGCAATCACTCTCATAGAAATCCTCATCAGTTTCAACTTCTACATCTACATGTTCTTCACTACTGTCACCTGCATCTTCAGCACCACTATCATCACTGTCACAATTGCCATCTTCTTCCTCAAATTCTCGATCTGGAACCCTAGAGCTACAACCCTCACCAAATGACATGAATCTCTTTGCTTTCTTGTAGTTACATCTCATCTCTGTTGCAA
This DNA window, taken from Triticum aestivum cultivar Chinese Spring chromosome 1D, IWGSC CS RefSeq v2.1, whole genome shotgun sequence, encodes the following:
- the LOC123164556 gene encoding uncharacterized protein isoform X1; its protein translation is MLDYIFHKLANRIVGKQREAEKWTGRLCPKIQKKLDKYVEWAKNCRVKEYGKGVFQVMSLNNTYVVDLNMNSSECKRWELSAIPCHHAIACFRHERIEPKSMVHECYTVENYKDCNGWNLMPISDMKKWEKMHGIPVFPPIYTKVMGRPKKNRKKEPEEKQDKNGLKKISKHGVTMHYSICGAAAHNKKGHHNHLNEKPRPVPAEEAEEEEDYADQSITANIMPHRVIPQLDPTQRPDCMVYKMQEKVTYQIPHIYLLPPNFLQCSHIKCMCQEKFTYPTVRDFGPLPESTFIANARDSIPVARVTTAMASGMVRRNADAAAESSARKRQARGGTRAPRGGRSAGRGGATAPIGGRSARRGGTNAARGGRNVGRGETHSTTGGTDSGTGGTNAPRGARAAAPGFYNLLFVNDGGSAHQAPQFMQAEEEVLVSQNAPNVLYEDGWPNDLHDFLSL
- the LOC123164556 gene encoding uncharacterized protein isoform X2, with amino-acid sequence MLDYIFHKLANRIVGKQREAEKWTGRLCPKIQKKLDKYVEWAKNCRVKEYGKGVFQVMSLNNTYVVDLNMNSSECKRWELSAIPCHHAIACFRHERIEPKSMVHECYTVENYKDCNGWNLMPISDMKKWEKMHGIPVFPPIYTKVMGRPKKNRKKEPEEKQDKNGLKKISKHGVTMHYSICGAAAHNKKGHHNHLNEKPRPVPAEEAEEEEDYADQSITANIMPHRVIPQLDPTQRPDCMVYKMQEKEKFTYPTVRDFGPLPESTFIANARDSIPVARVTTAMASGMVRRNADAAAESSARKRQARGGTRAPRGGRSAGRGGATAPIGGRSARRGGTNAARGGRNVGRGETHSTTGGTDSGTGGTNAPRGARAAAPGFYNLLFVNDGGSAHQAPQFMQAEEEVLVSQNAPNVLYEDGWPNDLHDFLSL
- the LOC123164550 gene encoding uncharacterized protein; the protein is MTYMDHEVDWFDSCDSDTWSVLWIDDFLLQLGYDRAMSKIDVYWSKPGKSLCDGLQLIACDADIVLMIAATVDHKNLVLLIDHGDTLESLTADDVLVEGMLELPRVITPVKSTKGKENVDNFEKPEIATEMRCNYKKAKRFMSFGEGCSSRVPDREFEEEDGNCDSDDSGAEDAGDSSEEHVDVEVETDEDFYESDCEVAQGDDDLFESYVDKDVDDHRQKEIVPDFEGELPEDALDDSHLNLSKEEGDKLRYKFSTFNPSTDLKAPTFRVGMLFADMKELRLAVVAYSVRNRVKVKKIRNTATKFEAVCKPGCTWYLKAGKDNRSTSIQIKKYLDNHTCTKAWDLKALTAPFLTAQFREEFRDNEKMPLRKFSDKVEQEFNMVAKRSKLGRARRAAVKQIRGEDDDQYNMLWDYGQELRRTNPGSKFFLCTTEVFDDKTKETKDHFSTLYWSYDACKRGYLKACRPIIFLDGCHIKTRYKGNLLTSVGVDPNDCIFPIAFGLCEVESTYSWEWFLATLKDDLNISNSSPYTIMSDKQKGLIAAVQKVFPYAEHRHCVRKIYQNFHKIHKGDQLKNDLWAIARSTHEIAYSKNMEQMKEHSLAAYKWVEKLAPKTWIKAFFPLSANVISF